One Calditrichia bacterium DNA window includes the following coding sequences:
- a CDS encoding tandem-95 repeat protein: protein MQRDKGFGVILTLFFLLLVGMTAAAQTTYTWNVLDGTWDTATNWSPNGIPGTTDNVIISNGILRMNGVDRTINNINISQVSGGDTRIEMTGNLTINGTMTWDNGYILGDTLTTGIDDTLTIAVGAALEMNTGSKKNADNIAIVNNGAFNWTAGNFDLTYLTSTRESYFLNNSIVNITMTTDRNLLGGEFTIFENLGTINFSNTAASPITQFSLFFNDQGTVNVNAGTLDVRVGGVFTKATHNLASGAVIWIRRAGFTVDSLVTSGSGVSLIEDATITLNNDLVTQSGATTYLQSSEITGAANVVVDGTFQFDRTRIGGTGEVLINPGGSFGLVSPQPKNIARLIRNKGTITWDDSSIVDLEAGGDIINDTTGTMLITGAGTFSLVGGTGLFTNYGTVVKNGGGKTNWNVPFVNNGEISLLSDSLRFTKSLTNNDSGAVSGVGFLDVSAGAGFTNRGAFHPGDTLGALNFVGNYVNTTSTTDLDIQIGGNTPGAYDQLLVNGSAQLGGVLSLSRVNGFHPVPTDTFHVVKYGSRTGTFSSVDFPGHTYNLAYTDSSVMLTEIQRDNFAPVAVVDSITTDEEVAASVNVLANDSDGDADPMTIASFTQPTGGVVAQLGDSSFTYTPNANFFGADSFTYTVADGFNGSTVGTVRVTVNSINDNPVITGLPDLVFDNDSTEVLNLGTYTNDVDHDKNTLVWAATVIDAQPLPTSKVSNPALLVDVSQLNVAITDSIATFTANADSGGIYTVVFSVTDPLTGSDTDTMVVTLNIGNFPPVVSAPIPDFNFDEDSGPVVVESDLNNVFSDGDIGTIFTFTAVSENPDIQVSVNGNELSVTSTADFVGSGNVIVTADDDADTVSDTFLVTIDPVNDAPVAANVPDVNFNEDASTTLNLKPYGSDIDNLVGELSWTATVIAAQAPPSKRGSSYQITPADLTVNVTGDTLANFSATADSGGVFTVVFTVSDPGALSSNDTVTVTVNQTADAPYVASAIADLVYNEDDVPATASANLNNNFADPDPGTTLNFSAVSDNADISATVSNDSLLISSTLNYSGSGTVVVTASDGGLSVTDTFAVTINAVNDAPVIATIPDVNFTEDGSTTVALNDYVADVDNLDSEISWAAEVLSASGTVTKNGVTREVTPADLTVTIDGSNVATFAATADSNGVFTVKFTATDPGLLSDTDTVSVTVSSVNDAPFRTATIADVAFNEDAGPVTASANLNSNFSDPDPGTTLVFSAVSDNANITATVSGSQLTVNAAADFFGTGNVVVTASDGSLAATDTFAVTVNAVNDAPVVAGIPDVGFSENGSQTVSLDDYVTDVDNLPADMSWAAEVLSASGTVTKGGVSREVTPADLTVTIDGSNVATFSATADSNGVFTVKFTATDPGTLADTDTITVTVTPVNNAPVISAIPDASFPEDGSETVALNDYVSDVDNSDSEITWVAEVLTASGTVTKNGFVRQVTPADLSVTIDGNNVATYSATADSNGVFTVKFTATDPGLLSDTDTVTVTISSVNDAPFVVTPISDVTFNEDEGPVTATTTLSSNFSDPDPGTTLIFSASSDNVNITATVNGNALDVNAAANFSGTGNVLVTASDGSLTVTDTVAVTVNAVNDAPVVANIPDVTFSEDGSTTVALNDYVTDVDNLDSEISWAAEVLSASGTVTKGGVTREVTPADLTVSIDGNNVATLSATADSNGVFTVKFTATDPGLLSDTDTITVTVNSVNDAPFVASAIADVSFNEDGGPVTAAANLNSNFADPDPGTTLLFSASSDNANISASLSGSQLSVNAAANFFGAGNVIVTASDGSLSVTDTFAVTVSAVNDAPVVANIPDVSFTEDGSTTVALNNYVNDVDNLDSEISWAAEVLSASGTVTKNGRTRAITPADLTVSIDGSNVATFSATADSNGVFTVKFTATDPGLLSDTDTMTVTISSVNDAPFVAVAIPDLAFNEDEGPAIASANLNNNFSDPDPGTTLLYSVSSDNANITAALSGSQLNVNASTDFSGSGNVIVIASDGSLTVSDTFAVTVNAVNDAPVVATIPDVSFSEDGSTTVALNNYVSDVDNLDSEISWAAEVLSASGTVTKGGVTREVTPADLTVSIDGGNVATLSATADSNGVFTVKFTATDPGLLSDTDTVTVTVSSVNDAPFVVTPISDVTFNEDEGPVTATTTLSSNFSDPDPGTTLNYTASSDNANITATVTGSQLTVNASANYFGTGNVVVTASDGALSVTDTFAVTVNAINDAPVIATIPDVSFPEDGSSTVALNDYVADVDNLDSEIGWVAEVLSASGTVTKNGRTRAITPADLTVGIDGNNVATFSASADSNGVFTVKLTATDPGDLSDTDTVTVTISSVNDAPFVTSAIGDVSFVEDLGPVVASADLNSNFADPDPGTTLIFTATADAGILPSISNGQLTVNTQLNYTGTGNVVVRASDGSASVTDTFSVTVSPVNDPPAIAPAMPDISFPEGESTTLALNDYGTDPDNLDSELSWTATVLSATSGTLTVDIDGSNVATFSASGADSGGVFTVKFDVSDPSALSDTDTITVTIANVNDAPVIAPAIPDISFPEDGSTTLGLNEYVNDIDNLDSELSWTAEVLSAAGTVTKNGVTREITPSDLTVSIDGNNVASFAASADSNGVFTVKFTVTDPGALSDTDTILVTANSVNDAPVIAPAIPDISFPENGSSTLSLNDYVTDIDHNDSELNWTAEVLTGNVNQLTIAIDANNSATFSSSADSGGVFTVKLTVTDPGDLSDTDTISVTIADVNDAPVIAPAMPDVSFPEDGSTTVALNDYVNDIDNLDSELSWTAEVLTASGTFTKDGRTREVTPADLSVAIDANNVATISATADSNGVFTVKFTVTDPGNLSDTDTIAVTIASINDAPVIAPAIPDVSFPEDGSTTVALNDYVSDADHSDAQLTWTAQVLTATGGSTAVQIDPSDLSVAIDGNNVATFSATADSGGVFTVKFTVSDPGNLTDTDTITVTVESVNDAPVVVNPIANVAFNEDAAPVTATANLSAVFSDADPGTTLEITATTSDANVTATISNDSLIVGAAANYFGNAQVFVSASDGIASVTDTVGVTVVGVNDAPEITPAMPDVAFGEDESTTLNLDDYVADVDNAASAMLWTAEVLTATGVTRGVSVDPTDLDVTIDPATRVATFSATSDTSGIFTVKFTVSDPGNLTDTDTITVTISGENDPPAVANAIADVTFDEDSGPVVAAGNLNTVFSDPDPGTVLTFFAASNDPDIQVSISNDSLYVTSSLNYFGAISVVVSADDGTFAVDDTFDVTINPVNDAPVLVNLPAAIEFAEDDSITFFLDTLVTDVDNTIQEIVFSLAPSDPVISDNVDLVLDPVARTITLVPNENFNYLGGQVYVTATDIGGLSDSDTLDFNILPVNDAPYFLVEFESDTVKQDSTIGGNIWEIVEDPETEDALLTYTFSGNPDSLLVTYDENTGDVTITPVSGFTGTVALEFTVSDGELSASQTLTVVVEPTVGIFDDPTALPTSFDITQNYPNPFNPSTSLKFQLPTATDVRLVIYNVLGQKVRTLANQQFQAGYHEVKWDGMNDYGVRAATGVYIYRFEAGKFVKVMKMTLMK from the coding sequence ATGCAACGAGACAAAGGATTCGGTGTGATTCTCACGCTGTTTTTCCTGTTGCTAGTCGGGATGACTGCTGCTGCACAAACCACATATACGTGGAATGTGTTAGACGGCACATGGGATACCGCTACGAACTGGTCGCCCAACGGTATTCCCGGCACAACGGATAATGTCATCATTTCCAATGGTATTCTCCGGATGAACGGTGTTGATCGTACGATAAACAACATCAACATCTCGCAAGTATCCGGAGGGGATACGCGTATCGAAATGACCGGTAATTTGACGATCAACGGTACGATGACCTGGGATAATGGTTACATTTTAGGTGATACATTAACCACAGGCATCGACGATACGCTGACAATTGCAGTCGGTGCTGCGTTGGAAATGAACACCGGCAGCAAAAAGAATGCAGACAATATTGCCATTGTCAACAACGGCGCCTTCAACTGGACAGCCGGAAACTTCGATTTAACCTACCTAACCTCAACCCGAGAAAGCTATTTCCTGAATAACAGCATCGTTAATATTACGATGACCACAGACAGGAACTTGCTCGGCGGCGAATTCACAATTTTTGAGAACCTGGGCACAATCAATTTCTCAAATACGGCGGCATCGCCGATTACGCAGTTCAGCCTGTTTTTTAACGATCAGGGGACTGTTAATGTGAATGCAGGTACATTAGATGTTCGCGTTGGCGGGGTATTCACAAAAGCCACCCATAATCTTGCCAGTGGTGCAGTCATCTGGATCCGGCGTGCCGGTTTCACAGTGGACAGCCTTGTAACCAGCGGCTCCGGTGTTTCCTTAATCGAAGACGCAACAATTACATTAAACAACGATTTGGTTACGCAAAGTGGGGCAACCACCTATTTGCAGTCATCCGAAATAACCGGCGCAGCCAATGTGGTTGTTGACGGTACGTTTCAATTTGACAGAACCCGGATCGGCGGTACCGGCGAAGTTTTGATTAACCCGGGCGGTTCGTTCGGTCTCGTTTCGCCGCAACCAAAAAATATCGCACGGTTGATTCGCAACAAAGGCACAATCACCTGGGATGACAGCTCGATAGTTGACCTCGAAGCCGGCGGCGATATCATCAACGATACAACCGGCACAATGCTGATTACCGGTGCCGGAACGTTTTCACTGGTTGGCGGAACAGGATTGTTCACCAACTACGGCACCGTCGTTAAAAACGGTGGCGGCAAAACGAACTGGAATGTTCCCTTTGTCAACAATGGTGAAATTTCATTATTAAGTGACTCTTTGAGATTTACCAAATCACTGACCAACAACGACAGCGGCGCCGTTTCCGGTGTCGGATTTCTGGATGTATCTGCCGGTGCAGGCTTCACCAATCGTGGCGCTTTCCATCCCGGCGATACGCTCGGTGCTTTAAATTTTGTGGGCAATTATGTAAACACAACATCCACAACTGATCTGGATATCCAGATTGGCGGCAACACGCCGGGCGCATACGACCAATTGTTGGTCAACGGCAGCGCCCAACTGGGCGGCGTTCTGTCTCTGTCGCGGGTGAACGGGTTTCATCCCGTCCCGACGGATACGTTCCACGTTGTTAAATACGGCAGCCGTACCGGAACATTCAGCTCAGTTGATTTTCCCGGTCACACCTACAATCTGGCTTACACGGACAGCAGTGTGATGTTGACCGAAATCCAGCGCGACAACTTTGCACCGGTTGCTGTAGTAGACAGCATCACCACCGATGAAGAAGTTGCCGCCAGCGTTAACGTGCTCGCCAACGACAGCGATGGCGATGCCGATCCGATGACCATCGCCAGCTTCACGCAGCCGACCGGCGGCGTTGTTGCCCAACTTGGCGATAGCTCATTTACCTACACGCCAAATGCAAATTTCTTCGGCGCAGACAGCTTTACCTACACAGTAGCTGACGGTTTCAACGGAAGCACCGTTGGTACGGTTCGCGTTACTGTAAACAGCATCAACGATAATCCGGTTATCACCGGTCTACCCGATCTTGTTTTTGACAACGATAGCACAGAAGTGCTGAATTTGGGAACCTACACCAACGATGTCGATCACGACAAAAATACGTTGGTCTGGGCAGCAACGGTGATTGACGCACAGCCGTTACCCACTTCAAAAGTGAGCAATCCGGCATTGTTAGTTGATGTTTCTCAACTGAATGTTGCGATTACGGATTCGATTGCAACCTTTACAGCCAATGCAGATAGCGGTGGCATTTACACGGTAGTGTTCTCCGTAACCGACCCGTTGACCGGCAGCGATACCGATACAATGGTGGTAACGCTGAACATCGGCAACTTCCCGCCAGTGGTTTCCGCACCTATTCCGGATTTCAATTTTGATGAAGATTCCGGTCCGGTGGTTGTCGAATCTGACCTGAACAATGTGTTCAGTGATGGCGACATCGGCACCATTTTCACATTTACCGCGGTATCCGAAAACCCGGATATCCAGGTTTCCGTGAATGGCAACGAGCTTTCAGTAACATCGACCGCAGATTTTGTCGGCTCCGGCAACGTAATCGTCACCGCAGATGACGATGCGGATACCGTCAGCGATACATTTTTGGTCACTATCGATCCGGTCAATGATGCACCGGTTGCGGCAAATGTACCGGATGTCAATTTCAACGAAGATGCATCCACAACATTAAATCTGAAACCGTATGGCAGCGACATCGACAACCTGGTTGGCGAACTGAGCTGGACCGCAACGGTTATCGCTGCACAGGCGCCGCCGAGCAAACGCGGCAGCAGCTACCAGATTACACCTGCGGATCTGACTGTAAACGTCACCGGCGACACGCTGGCGAATTTCTCCGCTACGGCAGACAGCGGCGGCGTGTTCACCGTTGTGTTTACCGTCAGCGATCCGGGCGCACTCAGCAGCAACGATACGGTTACCGTTACGGTTAACCAAACGGCTGATGCACCGTATGTCGCTTCCGCAATTGCAGATTTGGTGTATAATGAAGATGATGTTCCGGCGACCGCTTCGGCAAATCTGAACAACAATTTTGCCGATCCCGATCCGGGAACAACCCTCAATTTCTCGGCTGTTTCTGATAACGCGGACATCTCCGCAACCGTCAGCAACGACAGCCTGCTCATCAGCTCCACACTCAATTATAGCGGCTCGGGAACCGTGGTCGTTACGGCATCCGATGGCGGATTGTCCGTCACCGATACGTTTGCCGTAACCATCAACGCCGTTAACGATGCGCCGGTAATTGCCACCATTCCGGATGTGAATTTCACCGAAGATGGCAGCACCACCGTTGCGCTCAACGATTATGTTGCAGATGTGGACAACCTCGATTCCGAAATTTCGTGGGCAGCCGAAGTGCTTTCCGCTTCCGGCACCGTCACCAAAAACGGCGTAACCCGCGAAGTGACCCCGGCGGATCTGACCGTCACCATCGACGGCAGCAACGTGGCAACTTTCGCCGCGACCGCGGATTCCAACGGTGTGTTCACCGTGAAGTTTACCGCAACCGATCCGGGTTTGCTCAGCGATACGGATACTGTTTCCGTCACCGTCAGCTCGGTGAACGACGCACCGTTCCGCACAGCAACCATCGCCGATGTTGCATTCAACGAAGATGCTGGTCCGGTAACGGCTTCGGCAAATCTGAACAGCAATTTCAGCGATCCCGATCCGGGAACAACGCTGGTTTTCTCGGCGGTTTCGGATAATGCAAATATCACGGCAACCGTATCCGGTAGCCAATTGACCGTCAACGCCGCAGCCGATTTCTTCGGCACCGGAAATGTTGTCGTCACCGCTTCGGACGGTTCGCTTGCCGCAACCGATACATTCGCCGTTACCGTAAACGCGGTAAACGATGCGCCGGTAGTTGCCGGCATTCCGGATGTCGGTTTCTCCGAAAACGGTTCGCAAACGGTTTCTCTCGATGATTATGTAACCGATGTGGACAACCTGCCAGCAGATATGAGCTGGGCTGCTGAAGTGCTCAGCGCTTCCGGCACTGTCACCAAAGGCGGCGTTTCCCGCGAAGTGACCCCGGCGGATCTGACCGTCACCATCGACGGCAGCAACGTGGCGACCTTCTCCGCGACCGCGGATTCCAACGGTGTGTTCACCGTGAAATTTACCGCAACCGACCCCGGCACACTCGCCGATACCGACACCATTACGGTAACGGTTACGCCGGTAAACAACGCGCCGGTTATTTCCGCCATTCCGGATGCTTCCTTCCCCGAAGATGGCAGCGAAACCGTTGCACTGAACGATTATGTTTCTGATGTGGACAACAGCGACTCAGAAATTACATGGGTTGCAGAAGTGCTCACCGCTTCCGGAACGGTAACCAAAAACGGATTTGTCCGTCAAGTGACCCCGGCAGATTTGAGCGTTACTATCGACGGTAACAATGTTGCGACATATTCCGCAACTGCGGATTCCAACGGTGTGTTCACCGTGAAATTTACCGCAACCGATCCGGGTCTGCTCAGCGATACGGACACCGTTACCGTAACCATCAGTTCGGTGAACGATGCGCCGTTTGTTGTAACGCCGATCTCCGATGTAACCTTCAACGAAGATGAAGGTCCGGTAACCGCAACAACCACACTGAGCTCAAACTTCAGCGATCCCGATCCGGGCACAACTCTGATTTTCTCAGCAAGTTCAGACAACGTAAATATTACCGCCACCGTCAATGGCAATGCGCTGGACGTTAACGCCGCCGCAAATTTCTCCGGCACGGGCAACGTTTTGGTGACTGCTTCCGACGGTTCGCTGACGGTTACTGATACTGTGGCTGTCACTGTTAACGCTGTGAACGATGCGCCGGTGGTTGCCAATATTCCGGATGTCACTTTCTCCGAAGATGGCAGCACAACCGTTGCGCTGAACGATTACGTTACAGACGTAGATAATCTCGACTCCGAAATTTCGTGGGCAGCCGAAGTGCTTTCCGCTTCCGGCACCGTCACCAAAGGCGGCGTCACCCGCGAAGTTACGCCCGCAGATCTGACCGTCTCCATCGACGGTAACAATGTGGCGACCCTTTCCGCGACCGCGGATTCCAACGGTGTGTTCACCGTGAAATTTACCGCAACCGATCCGGGTCTGCTCAGCGATACCGATACCATCACTGTAACGGTTAATTCGGTGAACGATGCGCCATTTGTGGCATCTGCTATCGCCGATGTATCGTTTAACGAAGATGGTGGTCCGGTAACCGCAGCCGCAAACCTGAACAGCAACTTTGCTGATCCCGATCCGGGCACAACCCTGCTCTTCTCGGCAAGTTCGGATAACGCGAACATCTCTGCGTCGCTCTCCGGCAGCCAATTGAGCGTCAACGCCGCAGCCAACTTTTTTGGCGCCGGCAATGTGATTGTCACTGCTTCCGATGGTTCGCTTTCCGTGACCGATACATTTGCCGTCACCGTTAGCGCAGTGAACGACGCACCGGTCGTTGCCAATATTCCGGATGTTTCATTTACGGAAGATGGCAGCACAACCGTTGCGCTGAACAATTATGTGAACGACGTGGACAACCTCGATTCCGAAATTTCGTGGGCGGCTGAAGTGCTTTCCGCTTCCGGCACCGTCACCAAAAACGGCAGAACCCGGGCGATCACACCCGCAGACCTGACTGTTTCGATCGACGGCAGCAACGTGGCGACCTTCTCCGCGACCGCGGATTCCAACGGTGTGTTCACCGTGAAATTTACCGCAACCGACCCCGGGCTGCTCAGCGATACTGACACGATGACCGTGACCATCAGCTCGGTGAACGATGCACCGTTTGTGGCAGTTGCCATTCCCGATCTCGCGTTTAACGAAGATGAAGGCCCGGCAATTGCATCAGCAAACCTGAACAACAATTTCAGCGATCCCGATCCGGGAACGACCCTGTTGTATTCGGTCAGCTCGGATAACGCGAACATCACCGCGGCGCTTTCCGGCAGTCAGTTGAACGTTAATGCTTCAACCGACTTCTCCGGCAGCGGCAACGTGATTGTCATCGCCTCAGACGGTTCGCTGACCGTTAGCGACACCTTTGCCGTCACCGTTAACGCGGTGAACGATGCACCGGTGGTTGCAACCATCCCGGATGTTTCCTTTTCCGAAGATGGCAGCACAACCGTCGCACTGAACAATTATGTGAGTGACGTGGACAACCTCGATAGCGAAATTTCGTGGGCGGCTGAAGTGCTTTCCGCTTCCGGTACCGTCACCAAAGGCGGCGTTACCCGCGAAGTTACGCCCGCAGACCTGACCGTTTCGATAGACGGCGGCAACGTGGCAACCCTCTCTGCGACTGCGGATTCCAACGGTGTATTCACCGTGAAATTTACCGCAACCGATCCGGGTCTGCTCAGCGATACCGATACCGTCACTGTTACCGTCAGTTCGGTGAACGATGCGCCGTTTGTTGTAACGCCGATCTCCGATGTAACCTTCAACGAAGATGAAGGTCCGGTAACCGCAACAACCACACTGAGCTCAAACTTCAGCGATCCCGATCCGGGCACAACCCTGAATTACACAGCAAGTTCGGATAACGCAAACATCACTGCCACCGTCACCGGCAGCCAGTTGACCGTCAACGCTTCCGCCAATTATTTCGGCACCGGAAACGTAGTCGTCACCGCCAGCGACGGCGCACTGAGCGTCACCGATACGTTTGCTGTCACCGTAAATGCAATCAACGATGCACCGGTAATTGCCACCATCCCGGATGTTTCTTTCCCCGAAGATGGCAGCTCCACCGTTGCGCTCAACGATTATGTTGCAGACGTGGATAACCTCGATTCCGAAATCGGGTGGGTTGCTGAAGTGCTTTCCGCTTCCGGCACAGTCACCAAAAACGGCAGAACCCGGGCAATCACACCCGCAGACCTGACCGTAGGAATCGATGGCAACAACGTCGCGACTTTCTCCGCCTCTGCGGATTCCAACGGTGTGTTCACCGTTAAATTGACCGCAACTGATCCGGGTGACCTGTCAGATACGGACACCGTTACCGTGACCATCAGTTCGGTCAACGATGCGCCGTTTGTGACATCGGCTATCGGTGATGTATCTTTTGTTGAAGATTTGGGTCCGGTGGTTGCATCGGCGGATCTGAACAGCAACTTTGCCGATCCCGATCCGGGCACAACGTTGATCTTTACCGCAACCGCGGATGCCGGCATTCTGCCGAGCATCAGCAACGGTCAACTGACTGTAAACACGCAACTTAACTACACAGGTACCGGCAACGTGGTGGTTCGCGCCAGCGATGGCAGCGCATCCGTTACCGATACGTTCAGCGTAACCGTCAGCCCGGTCAACGATCCGCCGGCAATTGCTCCGGCAATGCCCGACATCTCCTTCCCAGAGGGTGAATCCACCACGCTGGCACTTAACGATTACGGCACCGACCCGGACAACCTGGACAGCGAACTGAGCTGGACAGCAACGGTGCTCTCCGCAACTTCCGGAACATTGACTGTTGATATCGACGGCAGCAACGTTGCCACCTTCTCCGCATCCGGTGCGGACAGCGGCGGCGTGTTCACCGTTAAATTCGACGTCAGCGACCCGAGCGCGCTCAGCGATACGGACACGATCACCGTGACCATCGCCAACGTGAACGATGCACCGGTGATTGCCCCGGCGATCCCGGATATCAGCTTCCCGGAAGATGGCTCCACAACGCTCGGTCTGAACGAATATGTCAACGACATCGATAACCTCGACAGCGAACTGAGCTGGACAGCCGAAGTGCTCTCAGCTGCCGGTACGGTTACCAAAAACGGCGTTACCCGCGAGATTACACCGTCGGATCTCACCGTTTCAATTGATGGAAACAACGTCGCATCGTTCGCCGCATCGGCGGATTCCAACGGCGTGTTCACCGTCAAATTTACCGTGACCGACCCGGGCGCACTCAGCGATACGGACACCATTCTGGTGACAGCAAACAGCGTCAACGACGCACCGGTGATTGCTCCGGCAATTCCGGATATCAGCTTCCCGGAAAACGGTTCGTCCACCCTTTCGCTGAACGATTACGTCACCGATATCGATCACAATGACAGCGAACTGAACTGGACAGCCGAAGTGCTCACCGGCAATGTTAACCAGTTGACCATCGCGATCGATGCCAATAATTCGGCGACTTTCTCCTCCTCGGCAGACAGCGGCGGCGTGTTCACTGTGAAGCTGACCGTAACCGACCCGGGCGATCTGTCCGATACGGACACGATTTCCGTGACCATCGCGGATGTGAACGACGCACCGGTGATTGCCCCGGCGATGCCGGATGTCAGCTTCCCCGAAGATGGCAGCACAACGGTCGCGCTGAATGATTATGTGAATGACATCGATAACCTCGACAGCGAACTGAGCTGGACAGCCGAAGTGCTCACTGCATCGGGAACGTTCACCAAAGACGGACGCACCCGCGAAGTGACCCCGGCAGACCTCTCGGTCGCCATCGATGCGAACAATGTCGCAACCATCTCCGCAACCGCGGATTCCAACGGCGTGTTCACCGTGAAATTCACCGTAACCGATCCGGGCAACTTGTCCGATACGGATACGATCGCAGTGACCATCGCCAGCATCAACGATGCACCGGTGATCGCTCCGGCAATCCCGGATGTCAGCTTCCCCGAAGATGGCAGCACCACCGTGGCGCTCAACGATTATGTTAGCGATGCGGATCACAGCGACGCTCAACTGACCTGGACAGCACAGGTGCTCACCGCTACGGGCGGCAGCACAGCCGTGCAGATCGATCCGTCCGACCTGAGCGTAGCGATCGACGGAAACAACGTTGCCACCTTCTCCGCAACAGCGGACAGCGGCGGCGTGTTCACCGTGAAATTCACCGTATCCGATCCGGGTAATTTGACCGATACGGATACCATCACCGTAACCGTGGAAAGTGTGAACGACGCGCCGGTGGTTGTCAACCCGATTGCCAATGTTGCCTTCAACGAAGATGCAGCGCCGGTAACCGCGACAGCTAACCTCAGCGCTGTGTTCAGCGATGCTGACCCGGGAACAACACTGGAAATTACCGCCACAACCAGCGATGCAAACGTGACTGCAACGATCTCGAACGATAGTTTGATCGTCGGCGCAGCTGCGAACTACTTCGGAAACGCACAGGTTTTTGTATCCGCAAGTGACGGCATTGCCAGCGTTACAGACACAGTAGGCGTAACCGTGGTTGGCGTGAACGACGCACCGGAAATCACCCCGGCGATGCCGGATGTGGCATTCGGTGAAGACGAAAGCACAACGCTGAACCTCGATGATTACGTTGCCGACGTGGACAACGCAGCCAGCGCAATGCTCTGGACCGCTGAAGTGCTCACAGCAACCGGCGTTACCCGCGGCGTTTCTGTTGACCCGACCGATCTGGATGTGACGATCGATCCGGCAACCCGCGTGGCAACCTTCAGCGCAACTTCGGATACCAGCGGTATCTTCACCGTGAAGTTCACCGTCAGCGATCCGGGCAACCTCACCGATACGGATACAATTACCGTAACCATCTCCGGTGAAAACGATCCGCCGGCAGTTGCCAATGCCATCGCCGATGTAACCTTCGACGAAGACAGCGGACCGGTTGTCGCAGCCGGAAACCTGAATACAGTATTCAGCGATCCCGATCCGGGTACCGTGCTGACCTTCTTTGCAGCATCAAATGATCCGGATATTCAGGTATCGATTTCCAACGACAGCCTGTATGTTACCTCCTCGCTGAACTACTTCGGCGCTATCAGCGTGGTTGTAAGCGCAGACGACGGCACCTTTGCCGTGGATGATACGTTTGATGTCACCATCAATCCGGTGAACGACGCACCGGTGCTGGTCAATCTGCCCGCAGCTATCGAGTTTGCGGAAGATGACAGCATCACATTCTTCCTCGATACGCTGGTCACGGATGTGGACAACACGATTCAGGAAATTGTGTTCAGTCTCGCACCGTCTGATCCGGTTATTTCGGATAATGTGGATCTGGTTCTGGATCCGGTTGCCCGCACCATCACACTGGTTCCGAATGAAAACTTCAACTACCTCGGTGGTCAGGTATATGTTACCGCAACAGATATCGGCGGATTGAGCGACAGCGACACGCTGGACTTCAACATCCTGCCGGTAAACGATGCGCCCTACTTCCTGGTTGAATTTGAATCGGACACTGTCAAACAGGATTCCACCATCGGTGGCAATATCTGGGAAATCGTCGAAGATCCGGAAACAGAGGATGCACTTCTGACCTATACCTTCAGCGGCAATCCCGATTCGTTGCTCGTCACTTACGACGAAAATACCGGTGATGTAACCATCACGCCGGTATCCGGATTTACCGGAACGGTTGCGCTGGAATTCACCGTCAGCGACGGCGAACTGAGTGCATCTCAAACACTTACGGTAGTTGTTGAACCGACGGTAGGTATTTTCGACGACCCGACGGCGCTGCCGACATCGTTCGACATCACCCAAAACTATCCGAACCCGTTCAACCCGAGCACCTCGCTCAAATTCCAGTTGCCGACCGCAACGGATGTGCGACTGGTGATTTATAACGTGCTCGGTCAGAAAGTCCGCACGCTGGCTAACCAGCAATTCCAGGCGGGCTATCACGAAGTGAAATGGGACGGTATGAACGATTACGGTGTGCGCGCTGCAACCGGCGTTTACATCTATCGCTTCGAAGCCGGCAAGTTCGTGAAAGTGATGAAGATGACCTTGATGAAGTAA